Proteins from a genomic interval of Maylandia zebra isolate NMK-2024a linkage group LG15, Mzebra_GT3a, whole genome shotgun sequence:
- the LOC112430067 gene encoding uncharacterized protein LOC112430067: protein MDVDLNLGGVFSSVDQCEHRKEGVPNSASTLCGEHESQIKPQRVKQQVGPDSAGPGADPEPGWVSESLNRERVMNIYTPISQMPFSDKKPNKKQTFDPCVTTCLTVTSSGSINREIKFKGSTDEQQQNLKVPHHQPDSGHQTALQDIFMQLEENIMRFVKTELKRFQEVLNPDYRDGGLDQSEDEGLGGTAEEQKSSRESFLKITQHFLRRMKQEELADCLQTRTHAAECQRKLKVYLQKNIQCMFEGITKAGNPNFCNQIYTELYITEGGTSEVNDEHEARQIETASRKPDRPEATIRQEDIFKASPVKDKPIRTVLTKGVAGIGKTVLTQKFTLDWAEDKANQDIQFMFPFTFRELNVLKEKKFSLVELVHYFFTETKEAGIWSFEDFQVVFIFDGLDECRLPLDFHNTTILTDVTESTSVDVLLINLIRGKLLPSACLWITTRPVAANQIPSDCVDMVTEVRGFTDPQKEEYFRKRFRDEEKSSMIISHIKTSRSLHIMCHIPVFCWITATVLEDVLKTSEEGELPKTLTEMYIHFLVVQSKVKKVKYDGGAKTNQSWSLESRKLIKSLGKLAFDQLQKGNLIFYESDLKECGINITAASVYSGVFTQIFKEERGLYQDKVFCFIHLNVQEFLAALHVHLTFINSGVDLLEEEQTSSLLSKVRPKSKLKHLHESAVDKALKSPNGHLDLFLRFLLGLSLQTNQSLLQGLLTQTGSSSETNQETVQYIKKKLRKKLSAGKCINLFHCLNELNDRSLVEEIQQSLISGSLSKDELSPSQWSALVFILLSSEEDQDVFDSKKYSVTEEALLRLLPVVKTNKSQHVDRRMEYPKQLKRVDHSTEQVLRFALQKYFCELELDPNTAHRNLKLSDNNRRVTHVRAVQPYPDHPGRFDYWNQLLCKNELTGRCYWEIECRGVIDVAVTYGQIQRRGDSDDCKLGSNDQSWSLNCCEDGYRACHNNFRKDVDLALPSSVSNRVAVYVDCPAGTLSFYRVSSDKLVHLHTFNTTFTEPLYPGFEVWYGSSVSLCSV from the exons ATGGACGTGGACCTGAATCTGGGTG gTGTGTTCTCTTCTGTGGATCAGTGTGAGCACAGAAAGGAGGGAGTCCCTAACTCTGCAtccactctgtgtggggaacatgagagccagatcAAACCTCAGAG GGTAAAGCAGCAGGTTGGACCAGACTCTGCCGGACCTGGAGCTGATCCTGAACCGGGTTGGGTGTCTGAATCCCTGAATAGAGAACGGGTCATGAACATTTACACTCCCATCTCTCAGATGCCATTCTCTGACAAAAA ACCAAATAAAAAGCAGACATTTGATCCTTGTGTAACCACATGTCTGACTGTGACATCCAGTGGCTCCATCAACCgtgaaattaaatttaaagGCTCAAC AGACGAGCAGCAGCAGAATTTAAAGGTTCCCCATCACCAGCCTGATAGTGGGCACCAAACAGCTCTGCAGGACATATTTATG CAACTTGAGGAGAACATTATGAGATTTGTGAAGACCGAGCTGAAGAGGTTCCAGGAGGTCCTAAATCCAGATTACAGAGACGGTGGACTTGATCAGAGTGAAGATGAGGGCCTGGGTGGTACAGCTGAAGagcagaagagcagcagagagtcATTTCTAAAGATCACACAacacttcctgaggagaatgaagcaggaggagctggccgACTGTCTACAAACCA GAACCCATGCTGCAGAGTGCCAACGTAAACTGAAAGTTTATCTACAGAAAAACATCCAGTGCATGTTTGAAGGGATcactaaagcaggaaacccaaatTTTTgtaatcagatctacacagagctctacatcacagagggagggacttcagaggtcaatgatgaacatgaggccagacagattgaaacagcatccaggaaaccagacagaccagaagcaacaatcagacaagaagacatctttaaagcctcacctgttAAAGACaagccaatcagaacagtgctgacaaagggagtggctggcattgggaaaacagtcctaacacagaagttcactctggactgggctgaagacaaagccaaccaggacatccagttcatgtttccattcactttcagagagctgaatgtgctgaaagagaaaaagttcagcttggtggaacttgttcattacttctttactgaaaccaaagaagcaggaatctggagctttgaagacttccaggttgtgttcatctttgatggtctggatgagtgtcgacttcctctggacttccacaacaCTACAATTTTGACTGATGTTACagagtccacctcagtggatgtgctgctgataaacctcatcagggggaaactgcttccttCTGCttgcctctggataaccacacgacctgtagcagccaatcagatcccttcTGACTGTGTTGACATGgtaacagaggtcagaggattcactgacccacagaaggaggagtactttaggaagagattcagagatgaagAAAAATCCAGCATGATCATCTCCCACAtaaagacatcacgaagcctccacatcatgtgccacatcccagtcttctgctggatcactgctacagttcttgAGGATGTGCTGAAAACCAGTGAGGAAGGTGAgttgcccaagaccctgactgagatgtacatccacttcctggtggttcagtccaaagtgaagaaggtcaagtatgatggaggagctaaGACAAATCAATCCTGGAGTCTAGAGAGCAGGAAGCTGATcaagtctctgggaaaactggcttttgatcagctgcagaaaggaaacctgatcttctatgaatcagacctgaaaGAGTGTGGCATCAATATcacagcagcctcagtgtactcaggagtgttcacacagatctttaaagaggagagaggactgtaccaggacaaggtgttctgcttcatccatctgaatgttcaggagtttctggctgctcttcatgtccatctgaccttcatcaactctggagtTGATCTGTTAGAAGAAGAACAAACATCATCTCTGTTGTCTAAAGTAAGACCCAAATCTAAACTCAAACATCTCCATGAGAGTGCTGTGGACAAAGCCCTaaagagtccaaatggacacctggacttgttcctgcggtttctcctgggtctttccctgcagaccaatcagagtcTCTTACAAGgcctgctgacacagacaggaagtagctcagagaccaatcaggaaacagtccagtacatcaagaagaaacTCCGCAAGAAACTGTCTGCAGGGAAATGTATtaatctgttccactgtctcaACGagctgaatgatcgttctctggtggaggagatccaacagtccctgatttcaggaagtctctccaaaGATGAGCTGTCTCCctctcagtggtcagctctggtcttcatcttactgtcatcagaagaagatcagGATGTGTTTGACTCAAAGAAATACTCAGTTActgaggaggctcttctgaggctgctgccagtggtgaAAACTAATAAATCTCAGCACGTTGATAGACGTATGGAGTATCCGAAACAACTAAAGAG AGTGgaccacagcacagagcaggTGTTAAGGTTTGCACTGCAAAAAT ACTTCTGCGAACTTGAACTGGACCCAAATACAGCGCACAGAAACCtcaaactgtctgacaacaacaggaggGTGACACATGTGAGAGCGGTGCAgccatatcctgatcatccaggcAGATTTGACTACTGGAATCAGCTTCTCTGCAAAAATGAGCTTAcaggtcgctgttactgggagatCGAGTGTAGAGGAGTGATTGACGTCGCAGTGACTTACGGACAAATTCAAAGGAGAGGAGACAGCGATGACTGCAAGCTTGGCTCCAACGATCAGTCTTGGAGTCTGAACTGTTGTGAAGATGGTTACCGTGCTTGTCACAACAACTTTAGGAAGGACGTAGATTTGGCCCTACCCTCCTCCGTCTCTAACAgagtagcagtgtatgtggactgtcctgctggcactctgtccttctacagagtctcctctgacaaactcgtccacctccacaccttcaacaccacattcaccgAACCTCTTTATCCTGGTTTTGAAGTGTGGTATGGGTCTTCAGTGTCTCTGTGTTCTGTGTAG